The Deltaproteobacteria bacterium genomic sequence TCCATGACAAACTACTACACCTTGCCCATGTTGATCGCGGACATTTACCCGTGCTTATACTGCGGACATATACCGTATCAGTAACATTGCAAATCTGTTTCTTGTGCCTTAGCAATATTTGCGATAATATTCTTTTTGATAAGGTAATTACATGGCATATAGCTTTTGTTTTTATTGCTAAACCTAAATTATTGTTGGCAGCTTATGGCCGAAATCAAAGCTACAGCGGTTTGCTTTATCAAACAAAAGCTACGCGATTTGGGAGGCGATGCTGAAAGTGCTTTCATTAAAACGCTTCCGGTGAAAGCGGCTGAAATCTATAAAACCGTGCTACCCTTATCATGGATCCCCACGGATATCGCGGCAATAATATATAAGCAAGGAGCCAAGACACTCTATCCCGGCAATCATAACGATTGTTTACGTCAACTCGGCTTCGAGTCGTGTCGCGTCAGCTATACTGGTATCTATCGATTATTAATAAGAATTAGCACTATTCCATTTCTGTTGGAGCAGGCAGCACGGATCTGGAGTAATCATTACAATAAAGGTCAGGTAGTGGCGCAACGTCTTAGTGCGAAAACAGCGGTATTTATTGTGCGTGATTATCCGGATCTCAATGATACATTGGCAGAGGTAATATCAGGATATATCTGTGCGCTATGTGAGCTCAGCGGCGAGAAAGATCCATACGTTAAGCGCGAAAACACTCCTTCAGAATGGCGTTGGATGGTAAATTGGAGTTGAGCTGCAGAAACATACAGACAAAGGGTGGCTAGCTAAACGATAGCATTACCACGGTTAGTATAATGAGTATGTAATAACTCATAACTCTTCTTGCTGCACGGCCCATCGACTAAAAACTCACGATAGATTTGTGCAATGTAGGGATTTTCGTGCGATTTACCAATGCTCAAGCCTTCGTCTTCACTATATATAGCTTTAGCGCGTGCTGCCCGAATTTCAGGAGAAGTTAAATTCGACAGTCTGCGCAAAGATTTTGAAAAGAAACTCGGCGGCGAAAAAGAAGTGACCTTCAATCTAGAAAGAGGACATCGTACTTCGCTGAAAGGTGACGAATTCGAGGCAAAGTTGCGCGCGGCGTTTGGCCAAAAGAAGTGGAAGACGATTTCTGAGACTGAGAAGGCAAAGATCCGCAAGGGGCTCATCAAAGAAGAAGATCCAAACAAACTGCGTGAGTTGTTGTCGCCCTATGACTTAGAAGAAACTAAACTTGATGGTCTACTACAATGGGAGTCTGGGGATGGGTATCTCGGTTACTCACTAAAAGCGATTCAGAAATTACTGCCCTATCTGTACGAGGGAAAGAATGAATATGAAGCTATCTTGTGCGCATATCCAAATCGAGGCGTAAGTGATCGTTTTAATGTTCTGCCAGCGCTACTTTCTAAAGCCCTGCCACCAGAGCTGAAGGATGGCGAAAAGGCGGTGATGAGTTGCCGGGGAGGATTGACGGCAGAGCTTCGCCGTCAGCTAGCTCTTAACGATATCCTGCCGCCTTTGATCAACGCTGATGGCAAAATAATTGTATCTGGAAAGCAAGACGACGATGGCAATCCCCTAAAATCTCGTGACGATCACCGGCACCATGCCATTGATGCGGTGGTGATTGCCCTTTCGTCGCGCGCATTTTTAAAGCGATACCAAGACTATTGGAAAACGCGCGACACTAAAAACACAAAGCCGACGTTTATGGAACCATGGCCGAAGTTCGCCGATGACGTGAAGATGGTCACGTCACAAATTAATGTATCGCATCGTGTGTGCAAGAAGATTAACGGTGCTCTGCATCAAGAGACGTTCTATGGGCCTGTTAAAGATAACAAAGGGAAGCTGGTGGTGGGTAAATGTGCGTTTCGCAAACCTTTAGAAAAAATGGAGAAAGGAGAGCCTCTGGAGGAAATTATTGACCTGGGCATTCGCGAGCTTGCTAAAGAACGTGCCAAAGCATGCGGTTGGGACGGTGATCCCAAAAGCCCTCTACCCAAAGGTGCCTTTGACATTGATAAACCATTATTACAAAAGTCCGGTGTTTCGGTGAAAAAGGCTCGCGTGCAAGTTTCTATGAACAACCCCCACAAGCTAAAACATCGATACGCCAAGCTCGGCAATAATCACCACATGGTATTTGTGGCACAGGGCGATAGCGCGAAAGGTACGCTGCAAACAAAGGTTGTCACGGTGCCGATGATTGAAGCGATTGCTAGAATTCACAAAGGTGATAATCGGTATGCACCGGTTAATAGACAGGATGAGAATGGCACGTTCCTGATGTCGCTTTGTCGCAAAGAATCGCTACTTGCGACTAATCCTGTCACTGGCGAAGAGACTTTGTGTGTGGTGCAAAAGTTTGCACAAGATTTCGATGTTTGCATCCGCGATGCGCGTGATTCCAGAGAAGCGACTTTGGCCGCAAAAACACCGTTTAAACGAGTGTCATCCATAAAGTCATGGGAACAACTCGATGTAAGGAAAGTGCAAGTAGATCCCCTCGGCCGTGTCTCAAAAGCCAACGACTGAGAGATCGTTTTCTAGTGAAAAGACTCTAGGGACGATCATGAAAAGAACCATCGAAGTTTCGACGAAAGGAATGTCACTACGAGTGCATGACAAGTGCATTGAAGTTCGCTTCAACAACGATCTGTGTTGTCGTGTTCACCCAGAAGACCTCAACCTTGTTGTTTTAGGCTCTAATGGTGTCTCTGTCTCTGCCGGCGCGCTCAATGCCTTGGCTACGGCGGGCGTCGGCATGTTGTCGGTAGACGACAAGTCGCAACCCAACGGTCTCTTTTTACCATTTTGGAGTAACTCTACACATGCTGAGCGCTACCGCATGCTGGCGGCTACGCCAGAGCCTGTTGCCAAACAACTGTGGGCCAAGATTGTGGCGCAGAAAATACTGAATCAATCTCTCGTGTTATCTGGTGAAGCCGAGCAACGTTTTTTGCGCAGACTGAGTGGGGAAGTAAAAACTGGTGATGCGACCAATCTTGAATCACAAGCTGCCCAATATTATTGGCCGAGAGCCTTTGCCAAACATATAAAAGAGCCGTTTCGTCGTAAACCCGATGGCGCGCCGCCCAATGGATTACTGAACTATGGATATGCGATACTGCGGGCAGCGATGGCACGCGCCATCTGTATTGCTGGTATGCAGCCTTCACTGGGCATTCATCATCGAAACAAGTATGCGAGATTTTGTTTGGCTGATGATTTGATGGAGCCCTTTCGACCCTATGTAGATCGTATCGTTCTCGGATTATTGGCAGACAACAAGAGTGAGATGGATAAAGAGGCCAAACAGCGACTGCTGCATGTGCTTTCAAAGGATGTGTTTTGTGGCAAAGAGCACTTTTTGCTGAGCTATATGATTGAGAAGACAGCGAGCTCGTTTGCTGATTGCATCGCCCAGAAATACAAAGACAAAATCAGCGCCAAACAGGCAGCTAGCCATTTGCTGTTGCCTCGTGGATGACTAAAATGTCATTGAGTGGGTACAGAGCTATGTGGGTTTTAGTGATGTTTGACCTGCCGGTAAAGAGCAAACAGCAGCGGAAACGCGCAACTAAATTTCGTCAGTACTTGAAACAGGATGGTTTTAATATGTTGCAATTTTCTGTATATTCTCGGCCAAGTCCGAGCGAAGAAAATGCTATTGTACACTGCAACCGAGTGAAAGCAGAGATGCCTACTGATGGTCAGGTACGAATTTTGCGATTTACAGACAAACAATACGCTCGCATGGAGTGCTTTTTCTCGCGAAAACCGAAAGATCATGAACGGATACCAGAGCAGATCGAGCTTTTTTGAGATAATAAAAGGTGCGGAAACATCAATTATTTCAGATGTTTCCGCAATAGGCAGTGTAACAGATCAGAGCCTGAAGGCAATTCACAACCAGTGCATTCTCCAGCGTGACCACTGTACATGGCCAGGGTAACTATTGTAGCTTCAAAGAGCAGTTTGCCATTAGCTTTATCCTTCAAAATTACTAAGGTCTCCAACAACGGATCAGGGGTAGACGGCAACCGCCAAAACATATCCTTCTTATCGAGACGAATGATCTCGGTTAGTTGCACATCGAGAAGATAGTCAGCTTTAGCAGTACCATCACATCCTTTTGTAACAGTGGAGAAAAGTTGGGCTGCCTGCAGCTTTTCATGCAAAGCTTTACAAAGTAAAGACACTTCTTGATCACCGCTTGCCGACCATACTTTCAAAGCAAGTGAACGCTGTGGGTTTAACACCGCCACCGCGTTTTTTGGTGGTATCGAAAAACGCACCCAACCACGAGCCGGATTGTAATTTCTATTTGGCGTGCTGCAAGCAATGAGCGTTACCGAAATAATGACACATAAGACCAGTAAGTTGCTGATCATGACCCGTTGGCCGAAAACAATCATGATAATTCACATACCCCCGATTATTTTTTATTTCGATAAAACAATACAATACTTAAACAATGGTATTCATTATCTGAACTCTGCTTGACCGCTTTATCAACAATTTCTAGCTGTTGTTGTTTTTCTGTTAGCCAACGAGTAACCGTTTCACCTAATTCATCACGCTCTTTTTGTTTGGTGGCGGTAAAAACTTTAACTCCATCGAACATTATGTGCCTCGTCTTGGTTTATTTCGATTTTTAAAGGTTACTTATCTCATTATCTATTAAAGCTTGCATAATTGGCAGCGGTAGTAAACCGATAAGCTGTATACCATTTAGATAAATTGCCGGTGTACCCTGAATATCAATCTGTTGCCCTAGTGCTGCCATTTTTTCTAATAAATGACCAGGGCGATCTGAAGCTAGACATTTGCTAAATTTGTCCGTATCAATGGCGACTTCATTTGCGTAGCGTTGCAGATCATCTGCGCCCAAAGCACGTGAGTTTGCAAAAAGCAGATCGTGGTATTGCCAAAATTTACCCTGTTCATTTGCACACAACGCGGCTTTGGCAGCTTCGTATGCTGCATGAT encodes the following:
- a CDS encoding iron hydrogenase small subunit, with translation MSPLRIFAFSVSEIVFHFFWPNAARNFASNSSPFSEVRCPLSRLKVTSFSPPSFFSKSLRRLSNLTSPEIRAARAKAIYSEDEGLSIGKSHENPYIAQIYREFLVDGPCSKKSYELLHTHYTNRGNAIV
- the cas1 gene encoding type II CRISPR-associated endonuclease Cas1, with amino-acid sequence MKRTIEVSTKGMSLRVHDKCIEVRFNNDLCCRVHPEDLNLVVLGSNGVSVSAGALNALATAGVGMLSVDDKSQPNGLFLPFWSNSTHAERYRMLAATPEPVAKQLWAKIVAQKILNQSLVLSGEAEQRFLRRLSGEVKTGDATNLESQAAQYYWPRAFAKHIKEPFRRKPDGAPPNGLLNYGYAILRAAMARAICIAGMQPSLGIHHRNKYARFCLADDLMEPFRPYVDRIVLGLLADNKSEMDKEAKQRLLHVLSKDVFCGKEHFLLSYMIEKTASSFADCIAQKYKDKISAKQAASHLLLPRG
- the cas2 gene encoding CRISPR-associated endonuclease Cas2, translated to MWVLVMFDLPVKSKQQRKRATKFRQYLKQDGFNMLQFSVYSRPSPSEENAIVHCNRVKAEMPTDGQVRILRFTDKQYARMECFFSRKPKDHERIPEQIELF